The sequence below is a genomic window from Dictyostelium discoideum AX4 chromosome 5 chromosome, whole genome shotgun sequence.
ATTTTTGATGTGAATCTAAATaactataaaataaaaaaaaataaaaaaaagtaaggagtgtaaataattgaatcaattatttttaatttgaaattagtTTTACattaaattactattattacttacTTTACTATTGTTGTTACTAATGAAGCAACTGTCATATTATCAACTCTTCCACTTAAATCTTTAAGACATTCAGTTgctaataatttaacatttgTAATTGTAGTTTCACCAGTTTCATCATGATGTTGGTTTCTATTTTCCATACTTCTATTAtgatatttatcaattataacaatttttatattaataataattaatctatagaataaaaaaaataaaaaaaaaaaaaaaaaaaaaaaaaaaaaaaaaacatacggTGAAGGTATTTGATCTCTATATTGCATATTATCTAAAATTGTATAAATGATATCTGTATGTTTTGTAATAAAAGTATCTAAATCGTCAGTTAAACTTGCTAATGAAACATATGCCGTTACACCTCTTAAACCTTCACCTCTAATAGTTCTTCTCATTGTATCATCATTATCCATATTCTTTGccattataataaaatactttataaattcatcaatttctGGTGGTATTTGATTTGAATCATCTTGAACTGATGCAAATCTAATAaactataaaatttaaataaaaaaaaataaacattttgGTTTAtactataataaaaaaaaaaaaaaaaattaaaaaaaattaaaaacatacGGTTTCAGTTGCTTCAATTTGTAATGATGGATATTCagtttgaattaataatattttcattaatctTGTAGCATTACCAGAGAATAATGCTAAATGTTTTCTACAACCAATGATAAGTTCtctaatgataatgatacaaGTTGAAACATAAACtaaccttttttttgataaattctTTTGTGCTTTTGCCTCTATATAAGGTCCAACCTTTTGAAGTTGCTCTGGACTCATTTCGCaaaaataaactaatttACTAATATTACCTAATTGCATTTCACCACCTTCAACTTGAGGGAAAATCGTTTTAACAATTCTCTTATATTTTTTCGTTTTACCAAATGCCATCTTTtagtattactattaatattattaaaataatattacaaaaaaagaaaataaataaataaataaataaatatatatgaaTATATATTACTTtggaaaaagataaaaaaaaaaaaaaaaaaaccaaaacgCTGTCTcgcaaaattaaaaaaaaaaaaaaaaaatttaaaaaaaaaatctattttttttttttttttttttttaaattattgctcatatttttaccaattttataaaaataaaaataattattttattattaaaatgattaaatcaccaattaaagttaaattatcatcaacagtcatagttttattaaaatggggagttgataaattaccaaaatcaattaataagaaaccattaaaaaattatgattATAGAGTAATGTTAGTTAAAAgatcaaatcaaattaaattctttccATCAGCACATGTTTTTCCAGGTGGTGCagttgatgaaaatgataattctaAAGAATGGGAACAAGTTATTGAAAAACCAATACCATCAAATCTTTCAATTAGAATTAGTGCATTAAGAGAAATCTTTGAAGAaactaatttctttttggacaagaatgaaaaattaataaatgataaaaataaaccaataattgaaaaacttCAAAGTGATTTAATGAATAAAGAAACTTCAAAAACtaataactttttattaaatttcattaaagatagtggtattaaattaaaacttgACCAACTATATCAATGGGCAAGGTTTGTTATCTtaaaatatacatatatatatatattttctaAACACTTTTGACAtattaacaattttaatttttttttatttaatttttttttatttttaataatatcctTTTAtgtctaaataataatattaaaataaaaaaaataaaaaattatcaatttaattttttaattttttattttttattttttatttttataaactttattttaatataaaaataaaaaatatatagatGGATAACACCAATATTAGGACCAAAACAAACTCATAGATTTGATACATATTTTTATGTTATTCCAATTTATCAATATCCTGAATCATGTAAAATTGATGGTACAGAAAATGTTGAAATGGATTGGCTTTCACCTGAAGAAGCATTAGAAGAACATAGAATCGGTAAAATTAgtttaccaccaccaacttGGTTTACATTTCATCAACTTTCAAAATGTCATACTATCGATCAAGTTATTGAATTAGCTAAAGAAAGAGACTCTTTAGATATTTTATATGATCCAATAATGACAAAACCAACAATACCTTCAAATGCATCAACAAATTTACCACAAGAAAGATATCAAGTTTTATCTGGTGACTATATTTATGaacaagaaaaacaaaaacaacaacaacaacaacaatcttcTGATTCTTCAACAaatccaaattcaaattcaaatccaAATCCAAATCTAAATCCAAGtcataaaaatagaattataACACGTAGTAGAATTGGCGATTTAAATGATCAATTCTCTTGGATTTATgaatatcaaaataatattccTGGCTCGGTTGATAGTCAAATTGATGGTGCCAATACAATTTTACCAccaaaactttaaaaaaaaaaaaaaaaaaaaaagacacaAATCAAAAACCACCctatcttttattattaataattataattaagaGAATCACCATCCCCAAAAAAACACATTggaaatatatatattatatggATGACAGCATCCAaacaatatttataaaataataataatatattatttcaattaagaaaaaaaaaaaaaaaaaaaaaaaaactatcacccaaattaattctttcaaataataaaataaaataaaatttatatattacagaattttaaattaatttatttttaaatttccagTTTCTTTATCAGCACAAGAATAAATTTTGAAGTGATCCaacataaattaaatgataatgttcagctattttttttttttttttttttattaaatatattaaataattagtatacatttttgtttttgttttaattaaaaaaataaaaataaaatacactTACCAACAGTAACAATTTATGTCTAAAATGtaataaaccaaaatcataattaaaaattcctCTACCCATGAATAATGGCGGTGAAATACCAGTTAgatatttcaaattaattGTTCTGGTGCTATTTCAAGTGCCACTTCAAATGTTAAACATTCTCTTAAGGGATGTGATAGTTGTGCACAATACCCAATACCCATGCAACATAATACATAGATTCAGCACTATTTTTTGGAGTTGGAAGACCATTGGTTTAAAAAAGGGTCCTAATCCATTGCCTCTTAGGATATACTAATTACAGTGAACAACCATCCAACCATGAACAAAAATGCTTATTATGCAATAATGGCCTTTGTGAAAACGTTAAAGCGGCACTTTAAGATTTGTTGCCACTTTAACGTTTTCTAGAAGACCATAATTGTACAATAAGCCGTTTAATTCTTGATTAGATGGTGGTTCAATGTAATTAGAATTTCTAAGGAGCCATGGATTAGAACCCTagggttttattttttttattgatgaaATAATTAACATATATAatatcacaaaaaaaaaaaaaaaaaaatccggATTGCCtgttatatatatttaataaatacaaaGGATAGTTATTTcctgatttatttaatattttggttaataatttaaaaataatgaaattttttttttttttttttttttttttatcttttatatagttttataaaaagtgtctaaaaaaatataaaattggtGTCTGtcacaatttaatttaattttttttcaatttaaaattatttctaattaataccaaacaaaaaaaaaaaaaatatcaaaaaaaaaaaaaaaattaaataataaaatatcaagatcccaaccaaaaaataataataataataataataataaataatcatcCAAGTTAATTcttccaaataataaaataaaataaaataaaatttatatattacaaatttttaaattaatttaatttatttttaaatttccagTTTCTTTATCAGCACAAGAATTTTTGTGTTTgtcaaataaattttgaagtGCTTCAACataaatttgatgataatgttCAATAACTTGATCAGTAGGTGATTTAATCTTTGGTATATCAATTGGTTCGccaactattttttttttttttttttttttttttttttttttttttttaataattagtatatacatttttgtttttgtttttgtttttgtttttgttattatattttaaataaataatataaaatacaCTTACCAACAGTAACGATTTTATGTCTAACTGGtaataaaccaaaatcataattaaaaattcctCTACCCATGAATAATGGTGGTGCGATACCAGTTAGATCTTTGATTTTAGTTTGAATCTTTCTAACTAATGAACCACGTGGATTTGGTACTTGATCATAGATATCATTTTCACCAAATGAATAAACTGGTACTAATGATGCACCATTTACCAATGCTAATTTAATGAAAccttttctctttttcaatGTAATTTCATTAAGCCCAGGACGGGCGTCTAGTGATTCCTCTGCTCCACCAACTACCAAACAAATTGATTCACCAGCTcctgaatttaaaatattttcacaaCTTTTCTTTGAAACTGATGACATACCAAAACTCATTAAAACATCTCTTAAAAATGgtatcttaaaaaaaaaaaaaaaaaaatttattaattagtaCTCTCTCTCCCTctctaaaataaattataatacatactttaaaatttgattctaATGTTAATAAATGTACTTTTAAACCAGGTAATTTTTCGTCAATATTATTAGCATTTGTAGCGAAATTACAAAAAGCACCAATACTAATGATACCATGTGGATGATAGGCAAAGATGTAATTCTTTTTTGGATCataatttgaattgataATTAAAGAGATTGGGAAATAATCTCTAAAGTAACGCCACAGTATTGAATTTCTAACTAAACTTACACGTCTACCACCACTTTCATGTTTTGTATCGAAATAAAACATCCAAACTAAATAAGGTATTGCAATACCCCAAAACAATGGTATCACTATTAAATTGAATGCCATTATTAAACATACTGGTAATACCATTGCATAAATTGCAACTGCCATAGTTTCTAACCTTCTATATAATGGAACATTCCATGGTACAAACCTAaccatattattttttttttttttattttttttttttatatttaaaaaatgaatagaatttattatgaaactaaatatatatataaattatcacagatattaaaataatatatgatacaaaaaaataataataataaatgtaatattaaaaaaaaaagataatataaatttgtaTGAATgtgtgaaattaatttacaaaataaaaaataaaaaaaaaaaataaaaaataaaaaaaaataaaaaaaaaaaaaaattaagataaaaaaaaaatctaattttttttattttgtacaTATATACACACTATTGCaacacactttttttttctaatttgaTTTGTCAGccaatttttgttgttttttttcgaGTTTAgccttttttttatctttttttaattggcgTTTCTTTTCAACCTTGAGTGTATTATCAaatctttttacttttttacaattattacatGTAGTTACAACATGTGAATAGCGAGattctatatatatattaataatgataataataaaaattaaaataaaaataaaaaatggaataattattattattttgatgatgatgatgatgatgaacttACCTTCAATTCTAACGGTTGAAGAATCACCAGGTATTAAAAGTGAACAAC
It includes:
- the dgat2 gene encoding diacylglycerol O-acyltransferase 2 translates to MVRFVPWNVPLYRRLETMAVAIYAMVLPVCLIMAFNLIVIPLFWGIAIPYLVWMFYFDTKHESGGRRVSLVRNSILWRYFRDYFPISLIINSNYDPKKNYIFAYHPHGIISIGAFCNFATNANNIDEKLPGLKVHLLTLESNFKIPFLRDVLMSFGMSSVSKKSCENILNSGAGESICLVVGGAEESLDARPGLNEITLKKRKGFIKLALVNGASLVPVYSFGENDIYDQVPNPRGSLVRKIQTKIKDLTGIAPPLFMGRGIFNYDFGLLPVRHKIVTVVGEPIDIPKIKSPTDQVIEHYHQIYVEALQNLFDKHKNSCADKETGNLKIN